A stretch of the Mesorhizobium huakuii genome encodes the following:
- a CDS encoding sugar ABC transporter ATP-binding protein, translating to MTTAPLLAARGVSKSFFGNPVLRDVSIALQPGRVHALLGENGAGKSTLINLLSGALRPDGGAVEVEGRAVSRMTPALARQAGIAVVQQELSLTASLSIAENIGLGAYPRRLGLIDYTALAARARAACELVGLHEPLSTPVGHLSLGRRQMVEIAKALYRKPRVLILDEPTSSLSATETKILTDLLKRLRGQGIAILYISHRLNEVMALCQHVTVLKDGICTADRSLAGTDAAGLVRLMVGRDPGDLFPQWQTSRSPADAISVRNFSAGLMRDVDLDVRTGEVLGIGGLVGQGQEDLLLGLCGAIPARTASASVNGVPGLPGGVPKANALGLAYVPADRKREGLHLIHPIITNMMLPAFARLPALKLRSRRAERETARGLAAQLGIKGDLARAAQALSGGNQQKVALAKWMPHDPLVLLLNDPTRGVDVETKREIYLMLRAFAAAGKAVVLLSSDTPELVHLCDRVAVVREGRIVATLERGALSEETIVSAAMGAEDRKVAA from the coding sequence ATGACCACGGCTCCGCTGCTCGCGGCGCGGGGGGTGTCGAAGTCTTTCTTCGGCAACCCCGTCCTGCGCGACGTCTCCATCGCTCTCCAGCCGGGCCGCGTGCATGCGCTGCTCGGCGAGAACGGCGCGGGAAAGTCGACGCTGATCAACCTCTTGTCCGGGGCGTTGCGCCCGGATGGCGGGGCCGTCGAGGTCGAAGGGCGGGCGGTGTCGCGCATGACGCCGGCGCTTGCCCGGCAGGCGGGCATTGCCGTCGTGCAGCAGGAGCTCAGCCTGACGGCCAGCCTGTCGATTGCCGAAAACATCGGCCTCGGCGCCTATCCCAGGCGGCTCGGCCTGATCGACTACACCGCGCTTGCCGCCCGGGCCAGGGCGGCGTGCGAACTGGTTGGGCTGCATGAGCCGCTGTCGACGCCTGTCGGGCATCTGTCACTCGGCCGCCGGCAGATGGTCGAGATCGCCAAGGCGCTCTACCGCAAGCCACGCGTGCTCATCCTCGACGAACCCACCTCGTCGCTGTCGGCGACGGAGACGAAAATCCTGACCGACCTGCTGAAACGGCTGCGCGGCCAAGGCATCGCCATTCTCTACATCTCGCACCGGTTGAACGAGGTGATGGCGCTCTGCCAGCATGTCACCGTCCTCAAGGATGGCATCTGCACTGCGGACCGCTCGCTGGCGGGAACCGACGCCGCCGGGCTTGTGCGCCTAATGGTCGGCCGCGACCCCGGCGATCTCTTTCCGCAATGGCAGACTTCCAGGTCTCCGGCCGACGCCATCTCGGTCCGCAATTTTTCGGCGGGCCTGATGCGCGACGTCGATCTCGACGTCAGGACGGGCGAGGTGCTGGGCATTGGCGGCCTGGTCGGGCAGGGGCAGGAAGATCTGCTGCTCGGACTTTGCGGCGCGATTCCGGCCAGGACCGCATCGGCGAGCGTCAATGGTGTCCCGGGGCTGCCCGGCGGCGTTCCGAAAGCCAATGCGCTTGGCCTTGCCTATGTGCCGGCCGATCGCAAGCGTGAAGGCCTGCACCTGATCCATCCCATCATCACCAACATGATGTTGCCCGCCTTCGCCAGACTGCCGGCGCTGAAGCTGCGCAGCCGCCGGGCCGAGCGCGAGACGGCCAGAGGCCTTGCCGCCCAGCTCGGCATCAAGGGCGATCTCGCCCGAGCGGCACAGGCTCTCTCCGGCGGCAACCAGCAGAAGGTGGCGTTGGCGAAATGGATGCCGCACGACCCGCTCGTGCTTCTGCTAAACGACCCGACGCGCGGCGTCGATGTCGAGACCAAGCGCGAAATCTACCTGATGCTTCGCGCCTTCGCCGCCGCCGGCAAGGCCGTCGTGCTGCTCAGTTCCGACACACCGGAACTGGTGCATCTGTGCGACCGCGTCGCGGTGGTGCGTGAGGGCCGTATCGTCGCCACGCTCGAGCGCGGGGCGCTGAGCGAGGAGACCATTGTATCGGCGGCGATGGGCGCCGAGGACCGGAAGGTCGCGGCATGA
- a CDS encoding ABC transporter permease gives MSTVSPAKSAGALYWPVQMRRNIGVRSLFIVVLAFLVAYGVLFPGLFSASGFAKFTQSWFPLALVAMAQAILMLTGGISLAIGATVSLGAVIAATTMAGPLGVAGGAAAVALTGLGIGTATGFIVVRLRLPAIVVTLAGSFIIGGAALLVLPRPGGAIPAWLSDLLAGNTPAAFVLLMAIVLLWKLYLATPLGLSLYAAGENPVGAYRSGVPVDAARVAAYAISGLLSTGAGLFVAAQTGSGDPVIGTAFTLNSIAAAVLGGIGFLGGQGTMRGALAGSLLLSLMISVMFFLGFTPVAQYVAQGLIIIGAVAIPQFRKVQQ, from the coding sequence ATGAGCACTGTTTCCCCCGCAAAGTCCGCCGGCGCCCTCTACTGGCCAGTGCAGATGCGCCGCAACATCGGCGTGCGCAGCCTGTTCATCGTCGTGCTGGCGTTTCTCGTTGCCTATGGTGTTCTGTTTCCGGGCCTGTTTTCGGCTTCCGGCTTCGCCAAATTCACCCAGAGCTGGTTCCCGCTGGCATTGGTCGCGATGGCGCAGGCGATCCTCATGCTCACCGGCGGCATCAGCCTGGCGATCGGCGCCACCGTCAGCCTTGGCGCGGTCATCGCCGCGACGACGATGGCCGGCCCGCTCGGCGTCGCGGGCGGCGCCGCCGCTGTGGCGCTGACCGGCCTCGGTATCGGCACGGCGACCGGCTTCATCGTCGTCAGGCTTCGCCTCCCGGCGATCGTTGTGACGCTTGCCGGTTCCTTCATCATAGGCGGCGCGGCACTGCTGGTCCTGCCCAGGCCGGGTGGTGCCATTCCGGCATGGCTGTCCGATCTGCTTGCCGGCAACACGCCGGCGGCCTTCGTGCTTTTGATGGCGATCGTCTTGCTGTGGAAGCTCTATCTCGCCACGCCGCTTGGGTTGAGCCTCTATGCCGCCGGCGAAAATCCGGTCGGCGCCTATCGCTCCGGCGTCCCGGTCGACGCCGCGCGCGTCGCTGCCTATGCGATCAGTGGCTTGCTCTCCACGGGCGCCGGCCTGTTTGTCGCCGCGCAGACGGGATCGGGAGATCCGGTCATCGGCACGGCCTTCACGCTGAACTCGATCGCCGCCGCCGTGCTCGGCGGCATCGGCTTCCTCGGAGGGCAGGGCACGATGCGCGGCGCGCTCGCCGGCAGCCTGCTGCTCAGCCTGATGATCAGCGTCATGTTCTTCCTCGGCTTCACCCCGGTCGCGCAATATGTCGCCCAGGGCCTCATCATCATCGGGGCGGTTGCCATACCGCAATTCCGCAAGGTGCAGCAATGA